A single genomic interval of Adhaeribacter pallidiroseus harbors:
- a CDS encoding cryptochrome/photolyase family protein — protein sequence MLSTTPVAIFWFRRDLRLPDNAGLYHALKGGTPVLPLFIFDTDILDKLPDTHDPRVQFIHDTITELARSLQQAGSGLLVKKGQPRAVFADLMQNLKIAAVYTNHDYEPYAEQRDTEIRNLLAAENISFHTFKDQVIFEKNEVVKPDGKPYTVFTPYKKRWFLTLNNFYVQSYPTEQYFKNLVGTAPFPLPTLAEIGFKPTSIRFPGKIAPEAIIKTYDQTRDYPAQSGTSRLSLHLRFGTISIRETVRLAQRLNSTWLNELIWRDFYHMILYHFPQVAIQAFKPAYNHIPWRNNEDEFAHWCAGTTGYPLVDAGMRELNATGFMHNRVRMVVASFLCKHLLIDWRWGEAYFAGKLLDYDLAANNGGWQWAAGSGCDAAPYFRVFNPSAQIQKFDRQKLYVQHWVPEWESSNYNKPLVNHELARKRAINTYKEALATFKNNQ from the coding sequence ATGCTGTCTACTACTCCCGTTGCCATTTTTTGGTTTCGCCGCGATTTACGCCTTCCGGATAACGCTGGCTTGTACCACGCTTTAAAAGGCGGAACGCCCGTATTACCTTTATTTATTTTTGATACGGATATCCTGGATAAACTCCCGGATACGCACGACCCAAGGGTACAATTTATTCACGATACCATTACGGAACTCGCCCGCAGTTTGCAGCAGGCAGGTTCCGGGCTTTTAGTGAAAAAGGGCCAACCCCGGGCTGTATTCGCGGATCTGATGCAAAATTTAAAAATTGCGGCTGTATACACCAACCACGACTACGAACCCTACGCCGAACAACGCGATACGGAAATCCGGAATTTACTAGCGGCAGAAAACATCTCTTTTCATACGTTTAAGGACCAGGTAATTTTCGAGAAAAACGAGGTAGTTAAACCCGACGGCAAACCTTACACGGTTTTTACGCCCTACAAAAAACGCTGGTTCCTGACCCTGAATAACTTTTACGTGCAATCGTACCCTACCGAGCAATATTTTAAAAATTTAGTAGGTACGGCTCCTTTTCCCCTGCCTACCCTGGCCGAGATCGGGTTTAAACCTACTTCTATCAGGTTTCCGGGTAAGATAGCGCCGGAAGCAATTATTAAAACATACGACCAAACAAGGGATTACCCGGCCCAGTCCGGAACCTCCCGGTTAAGCTTGCATTTACGCTTTGGCACGATCAGCATCCGCGAAACAGTACGGTTGGCGCAACGTTTAAATTCTACTTGGCTGAATGAACTTATTTGGCGCGACTTTTACCACATGATCCTGTACCATTTTCCGCAGGTGGCGATCCAGGCCTTTAAACCCGCCTACAACCACATTCCCTGGCGCAACAACGAAGATGAATTTGCGCATTGGTGCGCCGGTACTACCGGCTACCCGCTGGTAGATGCCGGCATGCGCGAGTTAAACGCTACCGGGTTTATGCACAACCGGGTCCGGATGGTAGTTGCCAGTTTTTTGTGCAAACATTTACTCATTGATTGGCGCTGGGGCGAAGCTTATTTTGCCGGTAAATTACTGGATTACGACTTAGCAGCGAATAACGGCGGCTGGCAGTGGGCCGCCGGTTCGGGCTGCGATGCAGCCCCTTACTTCCGGGTATTTAACCCCAGCGCACAAATTCAAAAATTCGACCGGCAAAAATTATACGTGCAGCACTGGGTGCCCGAATGGGAAAGTTCCAATTATAATAAGCCTTTGGTTAACCACGAATTAGCGCGAAAAAGGGCCATAAACACCTATAAAGAGGCGTTAGCTACATTCAAAAATAACCAGTAA